A genomic segment from Myxococcota bacterium encodes:
- a CDS encoding SDR family oxidoreductase yields MDRAKLAKLFDMTGRVVIVTGGTRGIGRALAEGFVAAGARVAVASRKAEACEETAAHLRAMGGEAIGVPTHMGDLGSLEALVARTVDAFGGVDVVVNNAANALAQPVGEYTPEAWAKSLDVNLRGPVFLVQAALPHLKASPHAAVVNVLTGAAFLFSARVSLYGIGKAGLMASTRSMAAELAPHGIRVNALSPGTVDTDMVRANTPEQMAEMTALQLMPRMASPDEMVGPALLLASDAGSFMTGHVVFADGGMVPR; encoded by the coding sequence GTGGACCGAGCGAAGCTGGCGAAGCTCTTCGACATGACCGGGCGCGTGGTGATCGTGACGGGCGGGACGCGCGGGATCGGCCGCGCGCTCGCCGAGGGCTTCGTCGCCGCGGGCGCGCGGGTCGCGGTCGCGAGCCGCAAGGCCGAGGCCTGCGAGGAGACGGCCGCGCACCTGCGCGCGATGGGCGGCGAGGCGATCGGCGTGCCCACGCACATGGGCGACCTCGGCTCGCTCGAAGCGCTCGTCGCCCGCACGGTCGACGCGTTCGGCGGGGTCGACGTCGTCGTCAACAACGCGGCGAACGCGCTCGCGCAGCCCGTCGGCGAGTACACGCCCGAGGCGTGGGCGAAGTCGCTCGACGTGAACCTCCGCGGCCCGGTCTTCCTCGTGCAGGCGGCGCTCCCGCACTTGAAGGCGAGCCCGCACGCCGCGGTCGTCAACGTGCTGACGGGCGCGGCCTTCCTGTTCTCGGCGCGCGTCTCGCTCTACGGCATCGGCAAGGCCGGGCTCATGGCATCGACGCGGTCGATGGCGGCCGAGCTCGCACCGCACGGCATCCGTGTCAACGCGCTCTCGCCCGGGACGGTCGACACCGACATGGTGCGCGCGAACACGCCCGAGCAGATGGCCGAGATGACCGCGCTCCAGCTCATGCCGCGCATGGCGAGCCCGGACGAGATGGTCGGGCCCGCGCTGCTGCTCGCGTCGGACGCCGGGAGCTTCATGACCGGGCACGTCGTGTTCGCGGACGGAGGCATGGTGCCGCGCTGA
- a CDS encoding VOC family protein, which produces MTSKLGQYCINVSDLEASARFYQEALGLELLVRTDVSPTVQEVIVGAKGEGAQLQLAQHLDREGPIEHGNAFWKLYVETDDCAGLYARALAAGATAEMEPRALDKWPVTIAFVKDPDGYLIELVEHTR; this is translated from the coding sequence ATGACATCGAAGCTCGGCCAGTACTGCATCAACGTGAGCGATCTCGAGGCATCCGCGCGCTTCTACCAGGAGGCGCTCGGGCTCGAGCTGCTCGTGCGCACCGACGTGTCGCCGACCGTCCAGGAGGTGATCGTCGGCGCGAAGGGCGAGGGCGCGCAGCTCCAGCTCGCACAGCACCTCGATCGCGAGGGGCCGATCGAGCACGGCAACGCCTTCTGGAAGCTCTACGTCGAGACCGACGACTGTGCGGGCCTCTACGCGCGCGCGCTCGCGGCGGGCGCGACGGCCGAGATGGAGCCGCGCGCGCTCGACAAGTGGCCGGTGACGATCGCGTTCGTGAAGGATCCCGACGGCTACCTGATCGAGCTCGTCGAGCACACCCGCTGA
- a CDS encoding Rid family hydrolase — protein sequence MSPGSGAVADVAHGCRVVARSVEGPDAREIFLHAAPPARLSTAGAQAEALYRAVGDVLADAGAALASVVDETVFLRNARADLDAVRGARDRVLDERGAAHARRAMVEIGQPPLDPHAALEVALHAVLPRAVPLPADAVAVAAPPACGCAECARAGGVLVRVGGESQLRTGALYGGGGDAYTQALAMFEVAERLLARAGMEFADVVRTWIWLRDIERDYASLNRARRAFFTSRRVDPPPASTGIGGGPAAAGHDLCLAVYAVRSTSPIARAPMSAPTLNEAPQYGADFARGMRVARANHVALHVSGTASVDERGRTAHPGDFGAQAERMLVNLRALLEGQGAGFGDVVSAVTYVKRPADASDLRARLRAAGFTGFPHALVEAPICRPDLLCETEALAVLDASSQRVCSTSSIR from the coding sequence GTGTCGCCTGGCTCGGGCGCCGTCGCGGACGTCGCGCACGGCTGTCGCGTCGTCGCGCGCAGCGTCGAAGGCCCCGACGCGCGCGAGATCTTCCTCCACGCCGCTCCGCCCGCGCGGCTCTCGACGGCGGGCGCGCAGGCCGAGGCCCTGTACCGCGCGGTCGGCGACGTGCTCGCGGACGCGGGCGCCGCGCTCGCGTCGGTCGTCGACGAGACGGTCTTCCTCCGGAACGCGCGGGCCGACCTCGACGCCGTGCGCGGCGCGCGCGATCGCGTGCTCGACGAGCGCGGCGCTGCGCACGCGCGGCGCGCGATGGTCGAGATCGGGCAGCCCCCGCTCGACCCGCACGCCGCGCTCGAGGTCGCGCTCCACGCCGTGCTTCCGCGCGCGGTGCCGCTTCCCGCGGACGCCGTCGCCGTCGCCGCGCCGCCCGCCTGCGGCTGCGCGGAGTGCGCGCGCGCGGGCGGCGTGCTCGTGCGCGTGGGAGGCGAATCGCAGCTGCGCACCGGCGCGCTGTACGGCGGCGGCGGCGACGCGTACACGCAGGCGCTCGCGATGTTCGAGGTCGCCGAGCGGCTGCTCGCGCGGGCCGGCATGGAGTTCGCGGACGTCGTGCGCACGTGGATCTGGCTGCGCGACATCGAGCGCGACTACGCCAGCCTCAACCGCGCGCGGCGCGCGTTCTTCACGTCGCGTCGGGTCGACCCGCCGCCCGCGAGCACCGGCATCGGCGGCGGCCCGGCCGCCGCCGGGCACGACCTGTGTCTCGCCGTGTACGCGGTGCGCTCGACCTCCCCGATCGCGCGCGCGCCGATGAGCGCGCCGACGCTCAACGAGGCGCCGCAGTACGGCGCGGACTTCGCGCGCGGCATGCGCGTCGCGCGGGCGAACCACGTCGCGCTCCACGTCTCGGGAACGGCGAGCGTCGACGAGCGCGGCCGCACCGCGCATCCGGGCGACTTCGGCGCACAGGCCGAGCGCATGCTCGTGAACCTGCGCGCGCTGCTCGAGGGCCAGGGTGCCGGGTTCGGCGACGTCGTGTCGGCGGTGACCTACGTGAAGCGGCCCGCGGACGCATCCGACCTCCGGGCGCGGCTGCGCGCGGCGGGCTTCACCGGCTTTCCGCACGCGCTCGTCGAAGCGCCGATCTGCCGGCCCGACCTCCTGTGCGAGACGGAGGCCCTGGCCGTGCTCGACGCGTCGTCTCAGCGGGTGTGCTCGACGAGCTCGATCAGGTAG
- a CDS encoding right-handed parallel beta-helix repeat-containing protein has translation MTTHPRPSFALLATALSAAALFASATSADAAVRRVFPGQSIQAAIDAASPGDTILVEPGEYRETQNALYGLHVTTDDIRLIGRVKRHLGDAGKVRLIHTGTQETGIFAAPAGCHYRGTSCPDQLEGFYVRGFTVEDFPQNGIQTRWVDGFQFFQNESVRNLNNGIYPTLSANGLVASNVSYGSLDTAMWVAGSENVRVIGNDVSGSPIGLEITVSNNVRASLNDIHDNTVGVGLFHPNAAGNPPKPVMEDWVITANHIHDNNLPNPAPVGSFQAGVPPGVGVLMLGVSGHTIAFNRIDGNDFVGIGVLGWCTATSLGDPSRNCINDPPIADPSANDNVVVLNHLFDNGANPPPLPLPGVDILYVQTPPPFGPEPGTGNCFRANLPRAFTFFSTEPDGQLPTDGC, from the coding sequence ATGACGACGCACCCGCGCCCCTCGTTCGCCCTGCTCGCCACCGCGCTGTCCGCTGCGGCGCTCTTCGCGAGCGCCACTTCCGCCGACGCCGCCGTGCGCCGCGTGTTCCCGGGCCAGTCGATCCAGGCCGCGATCGACGCCGCGTCGCCGGGCGACACGATCCTCGTCGAGCCGGGCGAGTACCGCGAGACGCAGAACGCGCTCTACGGGCTCCACGTCACGACCGACGACATCCGCCTGATCGGCCGCGTGAAGCGCCACCTCGGCGACGCCGGCAAGGTGCGCCTGATCCACACCGGAACGCAGGAGACGGGGATCTTCGCGGCGCCGGCGGGCTGCCACTACCGCGGCACGAGCTGCCCGGACCAGCTCGAGGGCTTCTACGTGCGCGGCTTCACGGTCGAGGACTTCCCGCAGAACGGGATCCAGACGCGCTGGGTGGACGGCTTCCAGTTCTTCCAGAACGAATCCGTGCGCAACCTCAACAACGGCATCTACCCGACGCTCTCCGCGAACGGCCTCGTCGCGAGCAACGTGTCGTACGGCTCGCTCGACACGGCGATGTGGGTCGCGGGCTCGGAGAACGTGCGCGTGATCGGGAACGATGTGTCCGGGAGCCCGATCGGCCTCGAGATCACGGTCTCGAACAACGTCCGCGCGTCGCTCAACGACATCCACGACAACACCGTCGGCGTCGGCCTCTTCCACCCGAACGCGGCGGGGAACCCGCCGAAGCCGGTCATGGAAGACTGGGTGATCACGGCCAACCACATCCACGACAACAACCTCCCGAACCCCGCGCCGGTGGGAAGCTTCCAGGCCGGCGTGCCGCCGGGCGTCGGCGTGCTGATGCTCGGCGTCTCGGGCCACACGATCGCGTTCAACCGCATCGACGGGAACGACTTCGTCGGCATCGGCGTGCTCGGATGGTGTACGGCCACCTCGCTCGGCGACCCGAGTCGCAACTGCATCAACGACCCGCCGATCGCCGATCCGTCCGCGAACGACAACGTCGTCGTCCTGAACCACCTGTTCGACAACGGCGCCAATCCGCCGCCGCTGCCGCTCCCGGGCGTCGACATCCTCTACGTGCAGACGCCGCCGCCGTTCGGCCCGGAGCCCGGCACCGGGAACTGCTTCCGGGCGAACCTCCCGCGGGCCTTCACGTTCTTCTCGACGGAGCCCGACGGGCAGCTGCCCACGGACGGCTGTTAG
- a CDS encoding tetratricopeptide repeat protein, with amino-acid sequence MRAALRLTVAAALGAAGLAACRAEPAPLAFPNETTGRLSIQYPQDETLFPPDLAAPTFLWSDETSGVERWEVMLRLAPGGPEGGEGDGADALQRFPAAQPRWQPTPEDWAAIQRRTRERDADLAIVGVDARARAVSSARIRIRTSADPVGDSIFYREVPLPFIDAVQDPSRIRWRFGAIDSEERPPVVLENLPVCGNCHSFSADGSTLGLDVDYGNDKGGYAILPVAREMVLDDERIITWSDYRRGDGEATFGLLSQVSPDGRYVISTVKDRAVFVATPEIEFSQLFFPIKGILVVYDRVTGTYAPLPGADDPDYVQSNPTWSPDGQSVVFARAKAYRKESIANAQAILLDEKDVPEFVDGTEPFKFDLYRVPFDEGRGGKALPIAGASHDGKSNYFAKFSPDGKWIVFCKAENYMLLMPDSELFIVPAEGGEARRLRANTPRMNSWHSFSSNGRWLVFSSKANTPYTQLFLTHIDEQGRSTPPVVLDRFTGSDRAANIPEFVPLPADAIAKITERFLDAYSFLRAGMANERTGNYPMAVEAYRRGLAVAPDNVELLNSLGFSLFQQGRSQDAIEAFEKALAIDPKHAKAHNNMALAAIDAGELELAEAHYRESLAVEPQPAVYNDLGFVLERLGMQDEAVASYREALALDPGSAAAHYNLAAWLVREGDYAEAERHFRAALAAKPSAPAHAGLALALARQGRADEANASLGEAIALDPAKAEAFRRLAEVELDPGGAASAAPPGREILSPRPVAEPARTAR; translated from the coding sequence GTGCGCGCGGCGCTCCGCCTGACGGTCGCGGCCGCGCTCGGAGCCGCCGGCCTCGCCGCGTGCCGCGCGGAGCCGGCGCCGCTCGCCTTCCCGAACGAGACGACGGGCCGCCTCTCCATCCAGTATCCGCAGGACGAGACGCTCTTCCCGCCCGACCTCGCCGCGCCGACCTTCCTGTGGAGCGACGAGACCTCGGGCGTCGAGCGCTGGGAGGTGATGCTGCGGCTCGCGCCGGGCGGCCCCGAGGGCGGGGAGGGCGACGGCGCCGACGCGCTGCAGCGCTTCCCGGCGGCGCAACCGCGCTGGCAGCCGACCCCGGAAGACTGGGCCGCGATCCAGCGGCGCACGCGCGAGCGCGACGCCGACCTGGCGATCGTCGGCGTCGATGCGCGCGCGCGCGCCGTGTCGTCGGCGCGCATCCGCATCCGCACGTCCGCCGACCCCGTCGGCGACTCCATCTTCTATCGCGAGGTTCCGCTCCCGTTCATCGACGCCGTGCAGGACCCGTCGCGCATCCGCTGGCGCTTCGGCGCGATCGACTCCGAGGAGCGCCCGCCGGTCGTGCTCGAGAACCTCCCCGTGTGCGGCAACTGCCACTCGTTCTCGGCCGACGGGAGCACGCTCGGGCTCGACGTCGACTACGGCAACGACAAGGGCGGCTACGCGATCCTGCCCGTCGCGCGCGAGATGGTGCTCGACGACGAGCGCATCATCACGTGGAGCGACTACCGGCGCGGCGACGGCGAGGCGACGTTCGGGCTGCTGTCGCAGGTCTCGCCCGACGGCCGCTACGTGATCAGCACGGTGAAGGACCGGGCGGTCTTCGTCGCGACGCCCGAGATCGAGTTCTCGCAGCTCTTCTTCCCGATCAAGGGGATCCTCGTCGTCTACGACAGGGTGACGGGCACCTACGCGCCGCTGCCCGGCGCCGACGACCCCGACTACGTGCAGAGCAACCCGACCTGGAGCCCCGACGGGCAGTCGGTCGTGTTCGCCCGCGCGAAGGCCTACCGCAAGGAGTCGATCGCCAACGCGCAGGCGATCCTGCTCGACGAGAAGGACGTGCCCGAGTTCGTCGACGGCACGGAGCCCTTCAAGTTCGACCTCTACCGCGTTCCCTTCGACGAAGGGCGCGGCGGGAAGGCGCTGCCGATCGCGGGCGCGTCGCACGACGGGAAGAGCAACTACTTCGCGAAGTTCTCGCCCGACGGGAAGTGGATCGTCTTCTGCAAGGCCGAGAACTACATGCTGCTCATGCCGGACAGCGAGCTCTTCATCGTGCCGGCCGAGGGCGGCGAGGCGCGGCGGCTGCGCGCGAACACGCCGCGCATGAACTCGTGGCACAGCTTCTCCTCGAACGGGCGCTGGCTCGTGTTCTCGTCGAAGGCGAACACGCCCTACACGCAGCTCTTCCTCACGCACATCGACGAGCAGGGGCGCTCGACGCCGCCCGTCGTGCTCGACCGCTTCACCGGGAGCGACCGCGCCGCCAACATCCCCGAGTTCGTGCCGCTCCCCGCCGACGCGATCGCGAAGATCACGGAGCGCTTCCTCGACGCGTACTCGTTCCTGCGCGCGGGCATGGCCAACGAGCGCACCGGCAACTACCCGATGGCGGTCGAGGCCTACCGCCGCGGGCTCGCCGTCGCCCCCGACAACGTCGAGCTGCTCAACTCGCTCGGGTTCTCGCTCTTCCAGCAGGGCCGCAGCCAGGACGCGATCGAGGCGTTCGAGAAGGCGCTCGCGATCGATCCGAAGCACGCCAAGGCGCACAACAACATGGCGCTCGCCGCGATCGACGCCGGCGAGCTCGAGCTCGCCGAAGCGCACTACCGCGAGTCGCTCGCGGTCGAGCCGCAGCCCGCCGTCTACAACGACCTCGGCTTCGTGCTCGAGCGTCTCGGCATGCAGGACGAGGCGGTCGCGAGCTACCGCGAAGCGCTCGCGCTCGACCCCGGCTCGGCCGCCGCGCACTACAACCTCGCCGCATGGCTCGTGCGCGAGGGAGACTACGCCGAGGCCGAGCGCCACTTCCGCGCGGCGCTCGCCGCGAAGCCGAGCGCGCCCGCGCACGCGGGGCTCGCGCTCGCGCTCGCGCGCCAGGGGCGCGCGGACGAGGCGAACGCGAGCCTCGGCGAAGCGATCGCGCTCGACCCGGCGAAGGCGGAGGCCTTCCGGAGGCTCGCGGAGGTCGAGCTCGATCCGGGCGGCGCCGCGTCCGCAGCGCCGCCCGGACGAGAGATCCTCTCCCCGCGGCCCGTCGCGGAGCCCGCTCGAACCGCTCGTTAG
- a CDS encoding GFA family protein, with protein sequence MHSSCLCGAVRWSTDADPVSLAHCHCGRCRKHHGTGFATYALAPAAGFRIDGDDAVGAWSSSPGMARRFCQRCGSVVPLAPAPGTPFAMLPAGSFDDATSLRPSIHMFVASKAPWDEIADALPRFDAFPPGIDAAVHPDLPRAHAGPGLPGSCGCGAVAFALLAEPFFARHCHCGRCRKARGAAHATNMLNRASEIRWERGADRVATYKIPDARFFTQAFCDRCGGKVPRVDPGRDLCITPMGSLDADPGIRPREHIFTASRAEWFEIADALPQHAEGAPG encoded by the coding sequence GTGCACTCTTCCTGTCTGTGCGGTGCCGTTCGGTGGAGCACCGACGCCGATCCCGTCTCGCTCGCGCACTGCCACTGCGGACGTTGCCGCAAGCACCACGGCACGGGCTTCGCGACCTACGCGCTCGCGCCGGCCGCGGGCTTCCGCATCGACGGCGACGACGCCGTCGGCGCGTGGTCGTCGTCGCCGGGCATGGCGCGGCGCTTCTGCCAGCGGTGCGGGTCGGTCGTTCCGCTCGCACCGGCTCCGGGCACGCCGTTCGCGATGCTGCCCGCCGGCAGCTTCGACGACGCGACGTCGCTGCGTCCCTCGATCCACATGTTCGTCGCGTCGAAGGCGCCGTGGGACGAGATCGCCGACGCGCTCCCGCGCTTCGACGCATTCCCGCCCGGCATCGACGCCGCCGTGCACCCCGACCTGCCGCGCGCGCACGCGGGCCCGGGCCTCCCCGGGAGCTGCGGCTGCGGCGCGGTCGCGTTCGCGCTGCTCGCGGAGCCCTTCTTCGCACGCCACTGCCACTGCGGGCGCTGCCGCAAGGCGCGCGGGGCCGCGCACGCGACCAACATGCTGAACCGCGCGAGCGAGATCCGTTGGGAGCGCGGCGCCGACCGCGTCGCCACGTACAAGATCCCCGACGCGCGCTTCTTCACGCAGGCCTTCTGCGACCGCTGCGGCGGCAAGGTGCCGCGCGTCGACCCGGGCCGCGACCTCTGCATCACGCCGATGGGCTCGCTCGACGCCGACCCGGGCATCCGCCCGCGCGAGCACATCTTCACGGCGAGCAGGGCCGAGTGGTTCGAGATCGCGGACGCGCTGCCGCAGCATGCGGAGGGAGCGCCTGGCTAG
- a CDS encoding DUF3293 domain-containing protein codes for MTAARRDGDARAPDDDALWRAYRATRFEAVVDDASAPIAIRVGECCARLDALLDAHGVAEWVYVTAWNPHSEPLADDDNARRNAELAAELDRFAAARFAGFGRGADASWKPEASFLALGVDDERGVDLGRRFGQNAIVAGRRGEPARLVDCRVPRDREL; via the coding sequence GTGACGGCGGCGCGACGGGACGGCGACGCCCGGGCACCCGACGACGACGCGCTCTGGCGGGCCTATCGAGCGACGCGCTTCGAGGCCGTCGTCGACGACGCGAGTGCGCCCATCGCGATCCGCGTCGGCGAGTGCTGCGCGCGACTCGACGCGCTGCTCGACGCGCACGGCGTCGCGGAGTGGGTCTACGTGACGGCCTGGAATCCGCACTCCGAGCCACTCGCCGACGACGACAACGCGCGGCGCAACGCCGAGCTCGCGGCCGAGCTCGACCGCTTCGCCGCGGCGCGCTTCGCGGGCTTCGGCCGCGGCGCCGACGCGAGCTGGAAGCCCGAGGCGAGCTTCCTCGCGCTCGGAGTCGACGACGAACGCGGTGTCGACCTCGGCCGGCGGTTCGGGCAGAACGCGATCGTCGCGGGCCGGCGCGGCGAGCCCGCGCGGCTCGTCGACTGTCGCGTCCCCCGCGACCGCGAGCTCTGA